A single region of the Phaenicophaeus curvirostris isolate KB17595 chromosome 4, BPBGC_Pcur_1.0, whole genome shotgun sequence genome encodes:
- the LOC138719705 gene encoding alpha-fetoprotein-like — MSRRAVIYVGVLVSLAAVRALPRSYRDTEEKNSLGQHFSQLQEKNFKAMAVIMFAQYEQGGTFGRAAEMAEAVTVLAKRCAAAAGAGPDCLKPLKKIFLDTICQEESLPKSTECCARKDPERNDCFLALKNSSRGFVSPFERPDAEAACRNYSQHHHPLMGYFIYKLSRSHPFLYAPTILSVALRYEEMLRDCCGSVEEPAQNLEECFRRQAPKVMKPMNEDGLRQEHTCAILNNFGERMLKALKLTQISQKFPKADFVTVNKLVTDIANMHKGCCRGDTLDCMHRREEILHYVCSHQGILSSKMKKCCEKPLLQRIECLINTENDDQPAELSRHIRDFIEDKGICEHFTQEKETLLARFLYEYSRRHPEFSAQMLLRIGKGYEELLTECCQPGAPDDCASRGEEELKKHIYETESVMKTSCDVYKEKGDYYFQNELLVSFTKKMPQLTTAELIKFTKQMTAVSSKCCRLSQDKLLPCAEENLDLVLGEICRRHLADPINPGVCHCCSGSYAFRRPCVGKLELDESYTPLPLTPGLFAFHKDLCTREEEQLQHKKQEMLINLIKYKPLITQEQLSSITATFAAMRERCCQAGDPEACFAREGPELIKSSEKVLSA; from the exons ATGAGCAGGCGAGCGGTCATTTATGTTGGCGTCTTGGTGAGCCTTGCTGCAGTCAGGGCCCTGCCGAGGAGCTACCGGGACACGG aggaaaaaaacagccttGGACAACACTTCtcccagctgcaggagaaaaatTTCAAAGCCAT GGCCGTGATCATGTTTGCGCAGTACGAGCAAGGAGGGACGTTTGGCAGAGCGGCTGAAATGGCCGAGGCCGTCACGGTGCTTGCCAAGCGCTGCGCCGCTGCAGCCGGAGCCGGCCCCGACTGTCTGAAGCCTCTG aaaaagaTTTTCCTCGACACAATATGCCAGGAGGAAAGTCTTCCCAAATCTACTGAGTGCTGTGCTAGAAAGGATCCTGAAAGAAATGACTGCTTCCTCGCCCTTAAAAACTCATCCAGAGGGTTCGTGTCTCCTTTTGAAAGGCCAGACGCTGAAGCTGCCTGCAGAAACTACTCACAGCACCACCATCCACTAATGGGATA CTTTATCTACAAGCTCTCCAGAAGTCATCCCTTCCTCTATGCCCCTACAATCCTCTCCGTCGCTCTCCGGTATGAAGAGATGCTGAGAGACTGCTGTGGAAGTGTGGAAGAGCCCGCTCAGAACCTGGAGGAATGCTTCCGGAGACAG GCACCAAAGGTGATGAAGCCCATGAACGAGGACGGGCTGCGGCAGGAACACACGTGTGCAATCCTGAATAACTTTGGAGAAAGGATGCTAAAGGCTCT GAAACTCACTCAGATAAGCCAAAAGTTCCCCAAAGCTGATTTTGTCACCGTTAACAAACTCGTGACAGATATCGCCAACATGCACAAGGGCTGCTGCCGTGGGGACACGCTGGACTGCATGCACAGGAGG GAGGAGATCCTACACTATGTCTGCAGCCACCAAGGCATCCTGTCCAGTAAGATGAAGAAGTGCTGTGAAAAGCCCCTGTTACAGAGAATCGAATGCCTCATTAACACAGAAAATGATGATCAACCCGCAGAGCTGTCCCGCCACATCAGGGATTTTATAGAAGACAAAGGAATATGTGAGCATTTCACCCAGGAAAAGGAGACACTCCTTGCCAG GTTCCTGTATGAATATTCCCGGAGACACCCTGAATTTTCTGCTCAGATGCTTTTACGGATTGGGAAGGGATACGAGGAGCTACTGACCGAGTGCTGCCAGCCCGGTGCTCCAGATGACTGCGCCAGCAGAGGG gaggaaGAACTGAAGAAACACATTTATGAAACAGAAAGTGTCATGAAGACAAGCTGTGATGTGTACAAGGAGAAAGGCGATTACTATTTCCAAAACGA GCTTCTCGTGAGCTTCACCAAGAAGATGCCCCAGCTGACAACAGCAGAGCTGATCAAATTCACCAAGCAAATGACTGCTGTCAGCTCCAAGTGCTGCCGGTTAAGTCAGGACAAGCTGCTGCCTTGTGCCGAGGAGAAT TTGGACCTGGTGCTTGGAGAAATCTGCAGGAGGCACCTGGCCGACCCTATAAACCCAGGAGTTTGCCACTGCTGCAGCGGCTCCTACGCTTTCCGGAGGCCCTGTGTGGGGaaactggaactggatgagagTTACACACCCTTGCCCTTGACTCCCGGTCTCTTTGCTTTCCATAAAGACTTGTGCACACGTGAAGAAGAGCAGTTACAGCACAAGAAGCAGGA GATGCTCATCAACCTCATCAAGTACAAGCCCCTCATTACCCAGGAGCAGCTGAGCTCCATCACAGCCACCTTTGCTGCCATGAGGGAACGGTGCTGCCAAGCAGGAGACCCTGAGGCGTGTTTTGCCAGAGAG gGTCCAGAACTTATAAAGAGTAGTGAGAAGGTGCTGTCGGCATGA